In Myxocyprinus asiaticus isolate MX2 ecotype Aquarium Trade chromosome 8, UBuf_Myxa_2, whole genome shotgun sequence, a single genomic region encodes these proteins:
- the LOC127444998 gene encoding coiled-coil and C2 domain-containing protein 1A-like, giving the protein MSRSRNPPQKGQGAARDKRMGLLLDLAPDGGLDDSGGNEEDLEAELLALVGGGGGRGGPVDRKAGGKAPVPMEDIEWMAALCMKDLDEDGDDDGDLENDADLLAELNEVLEDEVVRKPPPSPAPPQRSSTASQTTPASLSAPASLESRLQERIDMYQTAIGNAKAAGEISKARRYDRGMKTLQSMLMSVKKGKPINEEEMPPPVATGGKPSSVSQAEPISEQDKTPPAYTPPQTTNEKSLQEARPVAPPKPQLLQPPPQRSTAITPDTPAISPLTPNQPNAQHSEVKASILNRQREYKLAAIQAKQSGNTDQAKQLYLIAKKLDSMVETVDNGEFVDICSLPPPPGEVQVPHSNPPQMSTKPPAPLTAPTAAPNTALSAPQSVGEALQQRMDKYKEAAESAKSKGDDRKARMHQRIVKQYQDAIKAHKAGRAVNLAELPVPPGCPPLQGAEGGDQNFMGVLETAIKLANQDADEDEVSGKEATKSSAQPAVQKSRSPAPTKALSTAGTPTGSTNAFKLGGKAQQQLDFLTMRRQQFVKAALRSKEMKDMQGAAQHLRNAKGLEPMITAAKAGLPVDITKVPGAPFSEEDYRLSQSRSSSLSSRSAEQYAQLMGQLKRQHEKCLACSQQFTHMGNIAETARFEKLAEECLSNIELLKKAHAKGRPVPKFHTEERTFNSVKINPDLTANDMALIIVKGINLPAPPGLSASDLDASVRFEFPFPSVEEAQRDKTSTVKNTNCPEFKEQFNLNIKRDHRGFKRVVQAKGIKFEIIHKGGLFKTDKVVGSAQLKLEALENQCEIREIIDVLDGRKATGGKLEVRVKIREPLGGVQLKPVTDKWLVIDPLTPSPEKERDREKDGDKERRQAPSPRSKPRNDHDRNSKPSSSPPQYKMHSFSLLNHDKERMEWKISDYKKNRRDPSELIKQHMDICQRLQWQKSYLERHPAALTEYENVLRKFVHGLSDSVKMFSSQGNRDAAKDALSRLKKVENELESVRKKRGVRE; this is encoded by the exons ATGGGACTGCTGTTGGATTTGGCTCCTGACGGTGGGCTGGATGACTCTGGAGGAAATGAGGAGGACTTGGAGGCGGAGCTTCTGGCCCTGGTGGGAGGTGGAGGAGGAAGGGGTGGGCCAGTGGACAGAAAAGCTGGAGGGAAAG CTCCAGTGCCCATGGAGGACATCGAGTGGATGGCTGCTCTGTGTATGAAGGATCTGGATGAAGATGGAGATGATGATGGGGATTTGGAGAACGATGCTGATCTCTTG GCTGAGCTGAATGAGGTGTTGGAAGACGAAGTGGTGAGGAAGCCCCCTCCGTCACCAGCACCACCTCAGCGCTCAAGCACAGCATCTCAGACAACCCCAGCATCACTGAGTGCTCCAGCCAGCCTGGAGTCTCGCCTACAGGAGCGCATCGACATGTACCAGACAGCCATTGGCAACGCCAAGGCTGCAGGGGAGATCAGCAAAGCACGCAGATATGACCGTGGAATGAAG ACTCTCCAGTCAATGCTGATGTCAGTCAAAAAAGGGAAACCCATCAATGAAGAGGAGATGCCTCCTCCAGTGGCCACTGGTGGAAAACCCTCTTCGGTTTCACAGGCCGAGCCAATCAGTGAGCAGGACAAGACTCCTCCAGCCTACACTCCACCTCAGACGACCAATGAAAAGTCACTACAAGAGGCCAGACCAGTCGCACCACCCAAACCACAGCTACTGCAGCCTCCACCACAGAGATCAACAGCCATAACGCCTGATACACCAGCCATATCACCGCTCACACCCAACCAGCCCAATGCACAGCACTCAG agGTCAAAGCGAGTATATTAAACAGACAGAGAGAATATAAGCTGGCGGCCATACAGGCCAAACAGAGCGGAAACACAGACCAGGCCAAACAACTCTACCTCATCGCCAAG AAATTAGACTCAATGGTGGAGACTGTTGACAATGGGGAGTTTGTTGATATTTGCTCTCTGCCGCCCCCTCCTG GAGAAGTTCAGGTGCCACATTCAAACCCTCCTCAGATGTCCACAAAACCACCCGCTCCCCTTACTGCACCGACGGCTGCTCCAAACACAG cTCTCTCAGCTCCTCAAAGCGTTGGCGAGGCCTTACAGCAGCGCATGGACAAATATAAAGAAGCTGCAGAAAGCGCCAAGAGCAAAGGAGATGACCGCAAGGCACGCATGCACCAGCGGATAGTCAAG cAATATCAAGATGCCATCAAAGCTCATAAAGCAGGACGGGCGGTGAATTTGGCAGAACTTCCTGTTCCACCAG gttgtCCTCCACTGCAGGGCGCTGAGGGTGGTGATCAGAATTTTATGGGCGTCCTGGAGACAGCAATAAAACTGGCCAATCAGGATGCAGATGAGGACGAAGTCTCAGGAAAGGAAGCAACAAAG TCATCAGCTCAACCTGCTGTTCAGAAATCAAGATCTCCCGCACCTACAAAAGCATTGTCCACCGCAGGAACACCCACTGGCTCCACAAACGCCTTTAAACTTGGGGGGAAAG CCCAGCAGCAGCTGGATTTCTTGACGATGCGCAGGCAGCAGTTTGTGAAGGCGGCGTTGCGCTCTAAAGAGATGAAGGACATGCAGGGAGCCGCTCAACACCTGAGAAACGCTAAAGGCCTGGAGCCCATGATCACTGCCGCCAAAGCAGGACTTCCTGTCGACATCACCAAG GTGCCGGGCGCTCCTTTTAGCGAGGAAGACTACAGACTGTCTCAATCTCGCTCATCCTCTCTCTCTTCTCGTTCTGCTGAGCAGTACGCTCAACTCATGGGGCAGCTTAAACGACAGCATGAG AAATGCCTCGCCTGCTCCCAGCAATTCACACATATGGGGAATATAGCAGAAACTGcaag GTTTGAGAAGCTGGCCGAAGAATGCCTTAGTAATATTGAACTGCTGAAGAAAGCTCATGCTAAAGGAAGACCAGTACCCAAGTTCCACACAGAAGAGCGCACCTTCAACAGTGTCAA GATCAATCCTGACCTGACGGCCAATGACATGGCACTGATCATCGTGAAAGGAATCAACCTGCCAGCTCCtccag GACTTTCAGCCAGTGATCTCGATGCGAGTGTGCGCTTTGAGTTTCCTTTCCCCAGTGTG gAAGAGGCTCAGAGAGACAAAACCAGCACTGTTAAAAATACCAACTgtccag AGTTTAAGGAGCAGTTTAATCTGAACATTAAGCGAGATCATCGAGGCTTCAAGAGAGTCGTACAGGCAAAAGGCATCAAGTTTGAGATCATACACAAAGG TGGTCTCTTTAAGACAGATAAAGTGGTGGGAAGTGCTCAGCTGAAGTTGGAAGCTCTGGAGAACCAGTGTGAGATCAGAGAGATCATAGAT GTGCTGGACGGCCGGAAGGCGACGGGAGGGAAACTGGAGGTGCGTGTGAAGATCCGTGAGCCACTGGGTGGAGTTCAGCTAAAGCCGGTGACGGACAAATGGCTCGTCATTGACCCCTTGACCCCCTcacctgagaaagagagagaccgaGAAAAAGATGGAGATAAAGAGAGAAGG CAGGCTCCTTCTCCGAGATCCAAACCCCGAAATGATCACGACAGGAACAGCAAACCAAG CTCGTCTCCGCCGCAGTATAAAATGCACAGCTTCAGTCTGCTCAACCATGATAAAGAGAGAATGGAGTGGAAG ATCAGTGATTATAAGAAGAACAGACGAGACCCGTCAGAACTCATCAAACAGCACATGGACATCTGTCAACGACTGCAGTGGCAGAAATCATACTTGGAGAGACACCCAGCAGCACTGACAG AATATGAGAATGTTCTGCGGAAGTTTGTTCACGGTCTCTCGGATTCTGTGAAAATGTTTTCCAGTCAAGGCAACCGG GATGCAGCGAAAGACGCTCTCAGCCGACTGAAGAAGGTGGAGAACGAG CTGGAGTCAGTGAGGAAAAAACGAGGCGTCAGAGAGTGA